The genomic interval GTACACCACATTAGGTAGCTTGTTAGATTCTTTTTTAACAGCTGCAAACGAGGTTGTGGAAGGCGGGCCCATCAGCTACAAAGCTCAACGAATTTTAGAACTGATTGGTCGACATGCTCCCCAAGTGGGTTGGGATAAATATCGAGCCTACTTACGCGTGGTTGATTACATTGCTGGTATGACAGACAACTATGCCGTTGAGCTGGCACAAGCTATCCGTGGATTACGCCGCTAACCAGGTGCGCAGGCTATGAATGCTTGCTATTATCCCGCCCACTTATAGTTAATAACAAATAGTAATAAAGAGTCATCATGGATATAGATTTTCCCCTAGTATTAGTCATTGCCGTGTTTGTGACCGGTGTCATTAGTTTGTTGGATAAAGTCTGGTTTTCTAAGCGTCGCCAACAGGCTGTTCAGGAATTACAGCAGCAAGGTGCTGGCAGTGAGCTGATCGAGTCGGCACAAAATGAAGGCGCGATCATTGAAAACGCAAAAGGTTTTTTTCCGATACTTCTTCTCGTATTGGTTTTGCGTTCGTTTTTAGTAGAACCCTTCCAGATTCCGTCAGGATCAATGGAGCCAGGATTAGTAAAAGGCGATTTCATTTTGGTTAACAAATACGCGTATGGGTTCCGCTTGCCTGTTTTGGGTACCAAAGTCATTGAAATGGATGACCCTGCACGTGGAGATATTATGGTATTTATTCCTCCTCACGATCCTCGCTATTTCATAAAGCGCGTGATTGGTTTACCGGGTGATCAAATTCGTTATTCAAATAAGGAGTTGTTTGTTAATGGCGAGAAAATACTCCATGAACCGACTAATTTACCCATGGCAAGCAGCTCTCGCGTTTTAGAGTTGGCAGAAAAGGATTACACCGTACAGCACTACAGAGGCCTGCCATCAAAGGGAGATGGAGAGTGGATTGTGCCGGAAGGGCACTACTTTATGTTGGGTGATAATCGTGATAACAGCGGTGATAGTCGCTTCTGGGGCTTTGTTCCAGATGAAAACATTGTTGGTAAGGCTTTTGCAGTTTGGATGCACTGGGAAAATTGGGGATCGCTTCCAAGTTTTGATCGCAACAAAGTGCTGCAATAACCCATTATTGCGCTATATTTTATTCTATAAGGGAGTGAAATATGGCGAGATCATGTCGAAGGTGCCAACAGGTCAGGTTGTTTGTCGCAGTACTACTAACTGCGTTTGTTTTGATTGGAATGATGACAGCCCAAATCCATGTATTTTAGGGCTGTTTTTTTATATTGGTATGAGTAGAATAGCGCCAAACCTCAACCTGTAGTGTTAGTGATGCCTTGGTTACAAAAACTCTTGTATTCGTGCAGTGTGATGCTGACCCCAACTGTGAAGCGATCAAGCAAAGAACAACGAAGAGTGGAGAAGGTTGCCAGTGGATTAACCTTGTATGTATCGGACACTTGCCCTTATTGTACAAAGGTTAAAAAGCAGGTGAAGCATCTCAATATTCCATTGACGATTAAAAATCTTGATAGATGCCACATTTATCAAAAAGAGCTGCTTTCAGGTGGCGGTAAAGCTCAGGTGCCTTGTCTGAAAATTGATCGCTCCAAAGGTGTTGAGTGGGTCTATCGTTCAGAGCAAATTGCGAATTACATGGATAAAAAGTTTCAGCCTAAAGCTAAGCAGCGTCAGTTGGAACGAGCGTCAGGCTGATCTTTACGGCATAATGCTGGATAGAGCGGTAAAACTGGCTGGTGATTTTTGATAAAAGCAATCAGGAGATAAGCGTTTGGGCATGGAAAGCTCAGTGATTAGTAAAGTCGTAGGACGACTCCTGCTTGTTTTAGCGCTAGTGGGCTCGACTACTTATGCCTATGCGTCGGTAACCCTAGTGGTTGATGGCCAGTCCGAACAGGTAGTGCAGTTTCATCAGCGTCTAAATAGTATCGTTTCTGAACACTCTATTCGCCTATATGATATCCAGAATAAAGCAGCGCCTTTTCCGCAAGACAGTCAGCGATGGATTGCTATGGGTGTTAGTGCAATGGTTAAGCTCTTGGATAAGGTCTCCGATGATGCGCCAGTTTTAGGATTGTTCGTGAAAGCGGATGCCTACAAGAAACTGTCCGATATGTATCCTAACAAACAAATATCCTTATTGAGCAATAGGGCGCCCCTAACCCGACAATTGGCCTTAATTAAGCAACTTTCTCCTGGCTTTTCGCATGTGGGGTTGTTTTATTCCCCGCAAAGTCAGCAGGACTTCTCGCCACTGAAAAATTTCGCAAAACAATTAAATGTCCGCTTATCTTTGACTCCGTTACCTGATCCTTTGAACTGGGATCGAGAGGCTCTTATTACACTCAAAGAAGTGGATGCAGTGCTCGGTGTGGATGATAGTGCCATATATAATGCAACGAATATTCGAAGCATACTTATGCGCCTGTATCGAGCGGGTAAACCGCTCATAGGACCAGATAAGGGCTATGTTCGAGCGGGTGCGGTCGCAAGCACCTATTCAGGTGTGAAAGAAACACTGGAGGCAGTTAAACACCTTCTAAAGAAGGCGAAGTGGGAAAATGTTGAAATTAACCCCTATTTCACCGTCGCAACCAACGAACAAGTTGCTCGATCACTGAATATACCGCTACTAAGTGAAGCGGATTTGGTTGACAAAATATTGGGGGCAATGCAATGACCCCCAAAACAGGCTTATCGCTTTACGCTAGAACACTTCTATTGGGATTGGGCCCCGCCCTCATTATTTCCATTATGCTGGGTGGATACTTCATCAACGCTCGCATTCAAGACGTGAATATCGAAATGCAAAATAAAGGTGAGTTGATAGCGGTTCAACTTGCTGCCACATCAGATTATTTTGTTTTGACTGGCAATCCATCGATTATTAACCCCTTAACCCGTGTTTTGCTTGAAGACAAAGATGTTGAACTTATTGAAATTGAAGACATATCTGGTGGTTTATTATTCAGTGAAAGTGACACTGAGTTTGAGTTGAGCCAAGCAAGCCGTGAATCGTTAAATTGGTATCAAGCGGATATCATTCAGTACGATGTCTTACAGGAAGAGGATGACTGGTTCGCGACAGGTCGCAACAGAGCGCGAGTGTTAGGCCAAGTACGCGTCGGCTTATCACAAGCATTTGTCGAACAGCGTCAGCAAGAAATTTTGATTCATGCCATGTTGATTGTGGTCGTTGCCATGACAGTGTGCGCCTTGATTGCATGGCTTAGCGGCGCACGTTTAGTCCGACCGATTAAGAAGCTATCAGATGTCGTGGATCAACTTTCTCATCGTGTTTATGACACACGAACTGAAGAAACGGCTAGTGGTGAAGTGGGGCAACTCCAAGTTGGCGTAAATAAGCTTGCCAACGAGCTGCAAAAAGCAGAAAAGGTCCAGCACCATTATGTAAAAGATTTAATCAGAGCTCGTGAAGCATCAGAGTCTGCTAATAAAGCGAAAAGTGAATTTCTTGCGGTCATGACCCATGAATTACGCACCCCAATGAATGGCGTTTTGGGCATGCTTCAGTTACTGCAAGGCACTCAATTAAGTAAAGAACAAAATGAATATGTCGATGTTGCCATAAATTCAGGTGACCATTTACTGGGTTTGATTAATGATATTTTAGATTTCTCGAAAATTGAGCAGGGCCGAATTGATCTTGACGAACAGTATTTTGATTTAGTGGAAAGCCTTAAGTCCCTTTGCGATAGTTTCACCCCAATCGCACAAAAGAAAGGTCTTCAATTCAACGTTCATTTCATGACCCATACAAACCTATGGGTCAAGACTGACCAAACGCGTTTAAAACAAGTGTTGTTGAACTTGATGGGGAACGCGGTAAAGTTTACCGATACCGGTTCAATCAATTTATCACTGCAAGATTTATCGATCGAAGACGACGAAGTAGAGTTGTCAATAGTCGTGCAGGATACGGGTAAAGGTATTAATCAAGCACAATTGAGTCGTATTTTTGATGCCTTTCAACAGGAAGACGCTTCCATTTCTCGACAGTACGGAGGCACTGGATTAGGTTTAGCTATCTCTAAACAGTTGGTCGAGAAGATGGGGGGTAAACTTGAAGTTCAAAGCGAGAAAGATCGAGGTTCAACCTTTATCTGCCGATTCTGCTGGCCTATAAACGTTGCTAACGAGCAGTCGGACGTGACTCAGGATGCAAATGAGCAAGAGTCATTTAACGGTCGTGTTTTGCTTGTCGAAGATAATGACGTTAATCAGAAAGTCGCGATGAAAATGCTGACAAACCTAGGTGTCAGTGTGGACCTAGCGGAAGATGGTGAGGTGGCGGTACAGCGCTGTAAAGAAAATACTTATGATTTGGTACTCATGGATTTACAGATGCCCAATATGGACGGCTACGAAGCGACCAAAGTTATTCGCTCAGAGCCGGGCGGTAATCGTCATGTACCTATCATTGCATTAACTGCTAATGCATTCTATGACGTCAAGACTCAATGCATGCAAGCCGGAATGAGTGATTTTCTCGCTAAACCCTATAAAAAAGCCACGTTAATGCAGGTCTTATCGCGATGGTTGCATCAAGGAGATGCATCCATCGGGCTTCTAAAATAGGTTTTATTCAATCACGTTTGTGGGTGATGATTTCATCTAACGGTGCTCGAGTAGTGCGGGCCTTGTTTGCGGGTACGTTAGAGTCTTCGTAACCAAAACTGATACCCAAAAGTATTCCCATATCTGAATCAACTCCAAAAAACTCTCTTACCAGATCCGGGTAATATGCCACGCTGGCCTGTGCACAGCTAGCTATACCATGTGATTCCATTGCTAACATCAATGTCTGTGCGTACATGCCAACGTCGACGGCGATAGCAGGACTAAATCGTTTCTCCATGGTTATGAATGCTATATGAGGTGCATCAAAAAACGCATAATTACGCGCTGTTGCGCGCATCCTGCCAGCGTGATCTTTGCGCTCTATGTCCATTGCACCGTATAGAGCTTGGGCACATTCCACTTGTCGCTCACGCATCTTTCCTTCGAATTTTGGTAATCCTTCAAAATCCGGATTCATGGGTTTGGCTGCCATGAAATGTTGAGTCAATTGCTGACGGATTCGGTCGCACGCATTGCCGGTTGCGAGTAAAACCCCCCAAGGCTGCACATTGCAATTGGAGGGGCTTTGCTGAGCAAGTGTGAAAATGTCTTCCAATGTTTTGTCGTCAATGATGTCTGGCTTGTAGCCACGAACAGAGCGACGTTGCTTGATAATTTCATGTAAAGGCTGATTTATTTTTGTCATGTTGCCTCCTTTTTATACATAGTATCCCCGTATAGTGGCAAATGGCAAAAAATGGATCAACGCGCTATCAAAAATGAGCTAGTCAATTTGCAGAGGAAATGCTGGCATCCATGCAATGGGTTCGATCTCCACGTGAAGATCTTGCGGTTTGATTCCAAACTTGGGTAGAGATTGTCGGAATGATATTTTAAGTTCATGGTCAACCATTACCCCTGATCTTGGGATATGGGCGAGCGCTTCTTTTTTCCAGAATAAGTGTATATTGAATGCGACCCAAGCTTTGGGCCACATGCCCTTTTTACGGCTATTCAGAACAAAGCTGGCTTCCAACAAGGGGCTAAAACCTGATTCATCAATATCCCACTTAACAGGTCCCTTTCGAAGGGTTAAGTTATGGCTTTTATTTAGCTTAAAGTGTCCATCATAGCTTCGTTCATTATGAAAGAACGGAACAGGCGGTGGTGTAGCTTCTTCAGATTCGTTTTCTTCTATGAGCCAGCAACCAACTAAGCTGACGGTTAGAGCCAGCACTAAAACAGGTTTAAATATTTCCATAAGTTTTCTGCAGTTTAAGAACTTTACTTAGGTATTCGCGGGTTTCTGCACTGGGCATTTGCCTCACCAGCGTTCGTAGTACTTGGTTGGAATCCATGCGGTTGATGGCGTCTGTTGCGCGATTGATGCTGGGTACTCCAGTAAGAGTACGCATTACACTGCTTAAGCCAGCATTGTATGCGGCGATAGCACAATAGATACGAGTCTTGGGATCTTGAATTTCGCTGAGGTAGCGATAATACAATAGGTGTAAATACGCGGCGCCAATACGCACATTCTTTTGCGGGTTATACAAATAACTAGGCGATAACACTCGACTGCGACTATAGACCAACTTCGTTGCGTCTTTGCCTGCTGTGTGAGGCACTATTTGCATAAGACCAAATGCTGGGATTTGTGAACGCGCTAGGGGATTGAAACTACTCTCTGCATGGATCACTGCAAACACAAGCGAGGGTGGCAGGCTGTATTGCTGGGCGTATTCATAGATGAATGGTTTGTAACGTCGAGCTCGTTTACGGATACGCTTTTCCGGTAGGGGAACAATATAAGTAGTGCGATCCTGCATAATAAAAGTGAGTTGAGTAGACGCGACTGCGGGATAGCGGATATAGGCCTCTTTTGTAAGTTTTGACGCCATGCGCTCAATAGCTTTGATACTTGGGCGCTCGTTTGGAAATAGCTCGCTTAGAATGAGATCTCTTCCCATGGCACCCAAATCAGAGGCGTAGCGGATGCCAGATAACTGCTCCATTTTTTGATTGATGGGGTCGTTAGCAATAGCTGTTTGCAAATCCAATGTTAGAATTGCTTGTATTGTGTCATTGAGCGCTTCTTGCATGGCGCGGTAATTTAAGACTTTACCTTGTCGGATGCTGGCCATTGTGATCTGCAATTCGTTCGCCTTGAAATCAATAGCCTGTTTTTTTTGATAATCATCAGCATACATGACAAGTCGTGTTCGACTACTGATTTCTGCGTCAGGCCAATACTGCCTTAGTGTATTGCGATATTCGCTCACCGCTTTTGTAAAGTTCTCGCGGAAGGCTTCTTCGCTTATCTCGATGGATTCTGGTGGCGTGGTGTCCAGACCTTTAGGGATAACTTGAATCGCGATACTCGTTTGGCTATACCAAGCAAAGCAAATGCACATGAACAAGCGATAAAAATGCGTCATAGTAATGGTCTTAACATGGGTTCGGAATTTGCAGTGACTTATTAAAACTTAGATACCAACAGCTAAGACTGCAAACCTAAAATGGGGTATGGAATCAAAAAGAATAAGATGTCTTGCTAGCTGTGTGACTTGTCGCAATGTATGACAATTAAGTACGAAATAGCGTAAGAAATTGGCAAACGACTTGCGTCTAGATATTATCGGATGCTAGGGCGAAGTGTTTGTTTACATACAAGACGAATGCACAAAAAAGGCGCAGTAGAGCGCCCAGATTAAGTGTGTAATTCTTTCATTAAAAGCGCATATTCCATTGCGTTCGCACTTCCTGAAAAGTCCTTGGGTTTAGGTATAAGCACCTTAACTCCAGAGCCTTGAGCCACGTGTTTTGGCTCTTGCTTGGTATTTAACATTCCAGATAGAGTAAAAGCATAATTGCCCTGCGGGGTCATCAGCTCGACGCGATCTCCTTCCTCAAATCGATTTTTGACATCAATAGTTAAGTACTCTGGATGAATATTTTGAATGACTTCGCCGACAAATAACTGTTTATTAGCGTCTGAAGTACCGCGTTCGTAATTTTGATATTCATCATGTACATGGCGTCGATAAAAACCTTCTGTGTAGCCACGATTTGATAAAGCCTCTAATTGATCCATCAATGCTATGTCAAAGTCCCGCCCATCAATAGCATCATCAATCGCTTGGCGATAGGTTTGTGCTGTACGAGCCGCGTAATAGTGGCTTTTTGTGCGGCCTTCAATTTTTAGCGAATGGATACCCATGTCGACTAAGCGCTTTACATGTTGAATTGCGCGTAAGTCTTTACTGTTCATAATATACGTACCATGTTCGTCTTCGAATGCGGCCATGGTTTCACCGGGTCTGCCTTCCTCTTCTAAAAGAAAGATGTCATTTGTTGTGGCTCCGTCACCTAATGTTGGTTGCGGTGTCCAGATTTGCGTATCGCTTTTCGCAATGACATCGCCGGTATTGGTTTCTTTGGCCGGTGTTGCTGAATATTTCCAACGGCACGCATTAGTGCAGGTGCCTTGATTCGGGTCTCTCTTGTTAATATAACCACTTAGTAGACAGCGACCACTGTAGGCAATGCAAAGCGCACCGTGAACAAAGACCTCGAGTTCTAATTCGGGAACGCGCATGCGGATTTCTTCGATTTCGTCTAACGATAACTCACGAGAAAGAATAATGCGTTCAACGCCTTGCTTGTACCAAAACTGAGCTGCAGCATAGTTCACCACATTGGCCTGAACACTCAGATGTATGGGTATCTCTGGCCACTTTTCTTTAACTAACATTATTAACCCAGGATCCGACATAATGAGAGCGTCGGGTTTCATGGCGATAACGGGTTCAATATCTTTTAGATAGGAGTGAACCTTTTTGTTGTGGGGCGCAATGTTGCTAGCGATATAGAATTGCTTTCCTAAACGGTGAGCTTCTTGAATACCGATAGCTAGGTTTTCTAAGTCAAATTCGTTGTTGCGTACGCGCAAGCTGTATCTTGGCTGACCTGCGTACACAGCATCCGCCCCATAAGCAAAAGCATAACGCATGTGTTTGAGCGTGCCAGCAGGGCTCAAAAGTTCTGTTTTCATAAGATTTGTAAGTGGCTTTGTCGTTCTTGAATGGTGGCTAAGTGCAGAGCTCGCAATACTTGATCAGTGACTCTGATCAGAATCTGCGAACTGTACTATTTTCTCAGGAATGACTATTGGCCGATTTGACCCAGATCATGCTGTTGGTGGTGGGTATGTAGTAGTTGAGCAAAATCTACCAGCATATTGGCTCTGTTTTCTAGACTTTGCTGATAAAG from Bermanella marisrubri carries:
- the yegQ gene encoding tRNA 5-hydroxyuridine modification protein YegQ translates to MKTELLSPAGTLKHMRYAFAYGADAVYAGQPRYSLRVRNNEFDLENLAIGIQEAHRLGKQFYIASNIAPHNKKVHSYLKDIEPVIAMKPDALIMSDPGLIMLVKEKWPEIPIHLSVQANVVNYAAAQFWYKQGVERIILSRELSLDEIEEIRMRVPELELEVFVHGALCIAYSGRCLLSGYINKRDPNQGTCTNACRWKYSATPAKETNTGDVIAKSDTQIWTPQPTLGDGATTNDIFLLEEEGRPGETMAAFEDEHGTYIMNSKDLRAIQHVKRLVDMGIHSLKIEGRTKSHYYAARTAQTYRQAIDDAIDGRDFDIALMDQLEALSNRGYTEGFYRRHVHDEYQNYERGTSDANKQLFVGEVIQNIHPEYLTIDVKNRFEEGDRVELMTPQGNYAFTLSGMLNTKQEPKHVAQGSGVKVLIPKPKDFSGSANAMEYALLMKELHT
- a CDS encoding transglycosylase SLT domain-containing protein, with protein sequence MTHFYRLFMCICFAWYSQTSIAIQVIPKGLDTTPPESIEISEEAFRENFTKAVSEYRNTLRQYWPDAEISSRTRLVMYADDYQKKQAIDFKANELQITMASIRQGKVLNYRAMQEALNDTIQAILTLDLQTAIANDPINQKMEQLSGIRYASDLGAMGRDLILSELFPNERPSIKAIERMASKLTKEAYIRYPAVASTQLTFIMQDRTTYIVPLPEKRIRKRARRYKPFIYEYAQQYSLPPSLVFAVIHAESSFNPLARSQIPAFGLMQIVPHTAGKDATKLVYSRSRVLSPSYLYNPQKNVRIGAAYLHLLYYRYLSEIQDPKTRIYCAIAAYNAGLSSVMRTLTGVPSINRATDAINRMDSNQVLRTLVRQMPSAETREYLSKVLKLQKTYGNI
- a CDS encoding nitroreductase — translated: MTKINQPLHEIIKQRRSVRGYKPDIIDDKTLEDIFTLAQQSPSNCNVQPWGVLLATGNACDRIRQQLTQHFMAAKPMNPDFEGLPKFEGKMRERQVECAQALYGAMDIERKDHAGRMRATARNYAFFDAPHIAFITMEKRFSPAIAVDVGMYAQTLMLAMESHGIASCAQASVAYYPDLVREFFGVDSDMGILLGISFGYEDSNVPANKARTTRAPLDEIITHKRD
- a CDS encoding ATP-binding protein, translating into MTPKTGLSLYARTLLLGLGPALIISIMLGGYFINARIQDVNIEMQNKGELIAVQLAATSDYFVLTGNPSIINPLTRVLLEDKDVELIEIEDISGGLLFSESDTEFELSQASRESLNWYQADIIQYDVLQEEDDWFATGRNRARVLGQVRVGLSQAFVEQRQQEILIHAMLIVVVAMTVCALIAWLSGARLVRPIKKLSDVVDQLSHRVYDTRTEETASGEVGQLQVGVNKLANELQKAEKVQHHYVKDLIRAREASESANKAKSEFLAVMTHELRTPMNGVLGMLQLLQGTQLSKEQNEYVDVAINSGDHLLGLINDILDFSKIEQGRIDLDEQYFDLVESLKSLCDSFTPIAQKKGLQFNVHFMTHTNLWVKTDQTRLKQVLLNLMGNAVKFTDTGSINLSLQDLSIEDDEVELSIVVQDTGKGINQAQLSRIFDAFQQEDASISRQYGGTGLGLAISKQLVEKMGGKLEVQSEKDRGSTFICRFCWPINVANEQSDVTQDANEQESFNGRVLLVEDNDVNQKVAMKMLTNLGVSVDLAEDGEVAVQRCKENTYDLVLMDLQMPNMDGYEATKVIRSEPGGNRHVPIIALTANAFYDVKTQCMQAGMSDFLAKPYKKATLMQVLSRWLHQGDASIGLLK
- a CDS encoding glutaredoxin family protein, translating into MPWLQKLLYSCSVMLTPTVKRSSKEQRRVEKVASGLTLYVSDTCPYCTKVKKQVKHLNIPLTIKNLDRCHIYQKELLSGGGKAQVPCLKIDRSKGVEWVYRSEQIANYMDKKFQPKAKQRQLERASG
- the lepB gene encoding signal peptidase I — its product is MDIDFPLVLVIAVFVTGVISLLDKVWFSKRRQQAVQELQQQGAGSELIESAQNEGAIIENAKGFFPILLLVLVLRSFLVEPFQIPSGSMEPGLVKGDFILVNKYAYGFRLPVLGTKVIEMDDPARGDIMVFIPPHDPRYFIKRVIGLPGDQIRYSNKELFVNGEKILHEPTNLPMASSSRVLELAEKDYTVQHYRGLPSKGDGEWIVPEGHYFMLGDNRDNSGDSRFWGFVPDENIVGKAFAVWMHWENWGSLPSFDRNKVLQ
- a CDS encoding ABC transporter substrate binding protein, whose translation is MESSVISKVVGRLLLVLALVGSTTYAYASVTLVVDGQSEQVVQFHQRLNSIVSEHSIRLYDIQNKAAPFPQDSQRWIAMGVSAMVKLLDKVSDDAPVLGLFVKADAYKKLSDMYPNKQISLLSNRAPLTRQLALIKQLSPGFSHVGLFYSPQSQQDFSPLKNFAKQLNVRLSLTPLPDPLNWDREALITLKEVDAVLGVDDSAIYNATNIRSILMRLYRAGKPLIGPDKGYVRAGAVASTYSGVKETLEAVKHLLKKAKWENVEINPYFTVATNEQVARSLNIPLLSEADLVDKILGAMQ